The genomic stretch GTGTTTAGCCATGTAGCTATTTTAACGTTTTTGGTATTTTGTTGTGTTTAAGCTGTGCCAACACACATTATATGATTTTAATTTGTGTGACTTTCCTACGTCTTTCGCTGTGAATTTTGTCATAGCCGAGTGGGTTATTTATTACTTTGTTTTCTATTCCATCCGTGTGGGCTGTGTATACAATTGTGTAGTTGTCGATCCAGGTATGCGAGATGCATATTAAACTACATGATTGTGTTTTATTTCCAACCGTGTGGACTGTAGGCCGAGTGGCTATGTATACATTATGAAACCTTCTTttaggaggtggagaagcctcgtacaagtaAATACGAGAAATACAATAAAACCAAAGAAATAAGCACAACAATGAAGGACATTtattcttgatctcttgttgattTGAATTGCCTCTTGATGCTCGGAAAGTATAGCAACACTTATCTTTAAGAAGCTTCAAAAACTGGCGATGAAGAGCGGATATGAAGAAGTCTGGATTTAAATCTTTGATAAGTATTATATCCCGCagattagggctcccaatcgattaatcTTACCCCcgatcgattgccacatcagatcCGAGCACATCTGACACTCTAAACCTCACAAcgactcttttcttcttctcccaatTGATTACTGATAACATGTATTTTTATGCATTATTTTAGCTCTTATTACTTAGCAGTTTTATCTTCTCACATGttaattttgtgtttatattacattttgtaagttgaatatattttggacttaattgtaaattttctacgaattatggaatttaatttcatattttacatGATTTTTGTAGGGAATTAAAGAGGAGCCATGGATACAAGTCGAGTCAAACCGATTGGTTGAAAGTTATAGATCCAAACCCGGTTCAATTTGAAgatatttgactcaagtcaaatgaAGAGTTGGGCTCATCTAGCTCAATCAAGAAGGAGATCATCTTCTAATGATTTTTAACCTCAAACACATTCCTAAAACCTACACTTCTAAGTCTTATCCAAAGCCCGATTATAAAAGCCCAATTTCATCCTCTTAATGAATCCGGATTCAATCCCTAATGAACCTATTTTTCCAACCCGGATCCGACCCATTAAGAaatccctcttttcttctcctcacgCGAACAGAACCAGCCTCTCTCGCGCGCGTTTCTTCTCGGCGCAGCTAGGGTTCGCGTCAACCCTTCCCCACACAgcaccttccttcttcttgttccttctctccGGCTGGcggcttctcctcttctcttcactGCCGCCGACCGACCATCCACAACCCACACTTCCTCTTCTAGGTTTCAATCGGCGACGGCAGCAAGCACACTCGGAGGGGCAGCGAGCGACAGCGATGATTCCGATCATCttcacctcaccggaggggttctccggttaGACCTACACACTCCGGAAGCTTTCTGACAGCTTACCATCTGGGGTTCAGGCAGTGGAGCAAGAAGCACAGCCGGCAGTCCATTTCCAACCACTTCCAGCAGAGGGGTTCTCGCTGGAGGATTCGTTCATCGTCCCCATTGTTGTCGCAGCTAGCAGCAACCGGCAGTGAGCTACTGTCCACCGATTTTGGGGGTTCTGAGCTGGGTCCTCGTGTGACGGCGAGGATATTCATTGGTATTGAAGAAGTTGTGTGGATTGTGGTTtggataattaaaattttcttgtttagttagtttaatttggttcattgttgatgtttgtgtTGAATTATGGTTGAATGCTTGTATTAACTGATCTTCCATGTTTAAGTTGCACGTACTATGTTCAATTTGATTAATGCTCACAACATAttcgatgaaatgcttcaaccagtagttaggttcaattttgatgcattttagttcgGTTAATTTTTGTTTTGTCTTATTCGTTCAATTTagttaagttctagttttgattgaatgcaattaggatttaggatagattagtttaggctttcattacaTGCTTTAGGCTTCATTACATTCTTAGTTTCGTTAATGTTTTACTTCATGTTATGCCCAAtgatagataatcttgtatcgtagtgtgacaatgcgatgtagaaaaatcttcaatggttagttagggtagacatagttttctttacttgcattgtTTTTCATTTACTATATTAGGTTTCATTTGATGCTTCGCTATTTCGATCCTTAGTTTAATCGTGTTGATAGTTAATCTATAGTGTAGTGTGACAATGCATTATTGATTAATTATTCgcacctagttagatttcattccgcattagagtaatttcttacttgtcttacttttaatttgttaggtttagaatcaaaatcGAAAACCCCATTTTCATattgaaaaccccaaaaaatagaaataatatatgATCCTAAGTTTACTATCCTATTGTTCCTTTCGTTGGCGGatgacccgagtcattcctatgctacattagcgtaggaggggtttggtacttcattgtttgatgcccaattcgcgacaaaattgggcCAGATCCGATCGAGCACATCTGGCAGTCTAAACCTCACAAcggctcttttcttcttctcccaatTGATTACCTAATCAATTAAGAGGCtttaatcgatcacttgatcgattaagAAGCCCATTGTGCGTCATGAAAAATTtacctcaatcgattggtcaattgattgagGATGCTCTGGATCGATTGCTTAATCGATCTAGAGACCTACTGTTCTTATGAActtcttctcccaatcgattatctAATTGATTAAACTTCTCAAGATAAAATCAACACCCCAATGGATTACCCAATCGACTGGAGgtctgaatcgattgaccaattgattaaaCTCCTCTCTGTGCTTGTGATTTAGGCCCCTAATCGATTATCCAATCAATTGGTGAAGGTTTAATCAATTGGCTAATCGATTTAGCCTTGTCTCTCGCGACACACAACTCTCATTCTATCAGTTAATCGATTGGTTTTGGCCCAATCGATTTCTCAATCAATTGTCCAACCCTAACTCACTTAacccaagtctagggttcccttacccAGCCAgatagattttgagggatgttctaaggcaatcgtcttacaatttttactaaatatagatttattatttgagtgtatattatatgtttgattgtcttaaacttatttactgaatgtctgcaatacaattcatagcatgagagaaattatgattggatcacaactagtgattatctctacatgtgcaattatgaatgtattaaaattttcctagtcgttgaattgatgcatttggacatcatcaattctgtaagactagcatgagttatactccTTAGTTCATCAAGCAGTTGTTTTCTAACTTGTTGGAGACATTGAAATGTTGAGAGTTAAAGGTGGATTGGATGCTAATTATGGtaattagttcattggagtgactcgctgtaaaacttcatatgattatctatatatatggatatgtttgtgaagctcttactgtaattcgagtgcaagtttccttcgacttgaggtatacaaatcatcttggtcatggagacttatactttgatatgttaagcaagcacctcattgaggtgtggactcgggatgattgggtataagtcataatgcccgaagatgtttggatagcccacagaggattcacctctCCTTGCgaagagacgtataccctatggtcacttgttaggattattactcaaagtttttgaccaaagtatcacatgttaagagtttaagactcttgtacacatgtacaagtaatttgaatccgtagaatgaggaaatattacttgggcgaggtgtgacgtagtcagtctagtggggacagaTACATAGACCATATCTTGAACCatgtgggtataagacgagtaaaAAGAATAAGACACGACTCATTGTAGTTGTTGAAAGGGTTACAATAAGTTCTAAGATCATCTATGATTTTCAGgctaattagggatcatgatgtactgcTAGGTGCCACTTataatcgttctataattaagtagttaattatggacgaccaagataaatcgggaacatATTGGGTCATACGcactaatgagtctctaaaaaacgtaaaataagttaaagaatagtgAGTTTGTTCAAACTCGATGATGACGACTGGCTGGGGATGTGTCTCCTCGGTTGACTGTGTGAAGATTATGTCTGATCTGTAAGAACATAAACGTCAATGCCAGGGCAGGGAATGAGTTCCCGGTATtgaccctctgatgctcaagtcagtcaccggaaacAAAGAGAAACAGTAAAACAGTGGATGAAAGCTCGCAACAATGAGAATGCGCGTGTGTACCTCCTCTGGTGATTGgacccctctttatatagagctgcggTGATGTGCGAGCACGTGTCCCAAGGCATATGGAGCTGTAGATATGTGTGGGCACACGTCCCAAGGTGCTTGCACATTTCCATACTCATCCTATGAAAGGACGTGTCAATAAAGTGTCTTTGACACCTTACTTTACCTCAACGGGACGTGCATATCCTTGACGTGACGGTAGAACCTTCTATTGTATGATTCACCGCCTGACCATGCCTCCATGTCAGTGTCACGGACTCTCAGGAAGGTATGCTGAGTGAGACAAGGGGTCCCACTGCTTAACCGAGTGGAGGAGCCGCTTGGCTTGGGGCCACCGCCCGACCACTTGGGCAATCCGTTATTATGGTCGCGTGGCTAAGTAGCTCTTCCTAGTCTGGCCTGACAGTCCATCCGGGCAGACGATCCCTTCTACGGTTGCTGCAAACATGAGAACCTGCTGCCCTTCCCATATTGACGGGAGTGTAGAAAATTGTCTTCCACTTGACTGGAGAAGTCGTTTGACTGAGCGGACAAGCCAGGCGCTCAACCACCAGAAGCTTGTCCTTTGATTGTTGACTTTGATCGCCATATCGTGGCTTCCCTACTTGACTCTGACTTCTCTCGAGTGGGCCccccttcatcaccacatcacaaGACTCTCCCTTAAGTGTAGTCGAagaaggctgcaagtccgactgattgaATGAGTAGCGCCTCTAAGGGGCCCCCACCTGCTCGACAATTCTCGTATGGTCTCTGTCGGTTTGCTAGTGTCTTGTATTTTATGAAGTATATATCAATTCACGTGCCTCCGATCGGCAATTTGCtatttattgatttttcttttattcccTCTCTGGGGCTATGCCTCTCCGACTGCTTTGTTGTCTCGGAACAACTCTTGAGCGGCGCCTTCCCCAGATGCCTTGGGCCTTAACTATACAGATTTCACCCAGTCGGGGGCACACCCTACTCGGGTGTGTTTTCTTTAATGCTTGTCTCTTGCCGCAGTAGATTTTGGTGTTTCGGCATTTATAACCACCGCTCGGCTAGAGATCATTAGTATTATCGGCTTAATGTTGTCTGAGTTTCATTAGCCGTACATGAGTTTATAGCCTCTACTGTTGCTCAATTTatacaagagtttatagtcgctgctcgacttaggcaagagtttatagtcacTGCTTAACTAAGGCAAGATTTTATTAGTATTGACCATGTGGCGTAagatatcaaaattatatatatatatatatatatatatatatatatatcaaaattcaaatatttaaagttttaattgatcagtttaattagattagatttattttaatatggTGACACACAGTAGATAATTATCCTTTTCGACTAACTTAGGATTAAGAATCCAATACAAGATGTTGATACTGAAAAAGAACAATGGCACATCACATAAACTAAAGCCCTACAAGTGAGTTTAATGACGACGATGAGGCAGCTGCTAGGCAGCGCCGGCGAGCTCTCCCATTTTTTTTGACTGATTCAGGATGAGTGCGGTGGCGCTGGCGTCCTGCGACAGAATAATCTCAAAGCCATCGTCTTGCGATTCCATGCCCTCGACGAAGAGCTGCCACATTAAACCCCCCGTGAAGGTCTTGTGCCCATTCTTCGATATGCTATAGATGCTATCGTAGACCGTGGAATAGAAGTCGTTGCGGATCTGCTCCGAGTATCCTGGATCCTTTTTCGTCTTCCCGAACGCCCCCAGCATAAATGGCTTCCCCAGCACCTCCAGCGAGTCCTTCCAGTGGTTCCAAAGCCATTGGTTTATGAACTCTTTTTTCTTATCCTCGCTTTGCCCTTTTAACCTgcattaatttcatttttttttattttttaattattaattaataccTAAATTCTAAACTTTAAATCCTAAATCCAATCAATTAATTAATCGGATTGATGGATTGATGAGATGTTTTACCAAAAATCCGGGTTGGCATGGACGGTTGCATAATCGATCTGGATGACTTTGTGGACTTCCATAAAGTCAACGCCAATTTGAACCGCATTAGGGTTGTTGATTTTGACTTTGTCCGGTGTAGAACTTCCATAAAAGCCCTCAAGTCCGACCCCAAGAAGGTGATTGTTGTCTATGGTCTTCAGGAAGGTTGCCATCTCTTGCACCCAAGCCTATTAATAACAGATCAATGAGAATTTATGGGTTCTACACGTATAAATCCACATCCAATCCAATAATAATATATACCGTAAAAATTTTCCCCGAGGGGTCGGACTCGCAGTGGGGCTCGTTAATGAGCTCCCAAGCCATGATTGAGGGATCATTTTTGTAGGCCATCTTTGTGAAGGTGTTCATCCTGTTTAGCATATACTGAAGGGGCAAGAAAGATTTAAGAGATTAAAAAAAGGGGTActtaatagaaaattaaaaatctatTACTGTCATAAgtattattgattaattaattacctCGATGTGGTCCTTGAAGTAGCCCTTTACAATATCGTGTGTGTAGAAATCATCGACGCTTGGCACGACCAAACCTGCCCTGCGAGCCCAGTCGACGTATTGTGCTCGACCGCCGTAATCATTGTAATTGTTCACCAAGCTTAAAATCACTCGTAACCCATTATTCCTGGCTTCTGATATCACGAAGTCCAGGCCCTAACCAAACATATCGTTCgacataagaaaataaaattatcatttttttctaaTCGGGCATGTGTTCAATTTTTACGATCTGACTAATAGAcagcgagagcgagagcgagagcgagagagagagagagcatgcATGGCACttgtatatatatacataccTTGAAGACTTGCTCATGGTAAACGCCGGGCGTCACCTGAAGCGAGTCGTTGCTGAAGCCGTCGTAGAACGCCCATGTGCGGCAGACGGTGAGGCCGGCGGCAGCCGCCTCTTTGAACAGCGCCGTGACCTTGCTCCCGTTGGAGAGGGGAGACGCCGCGTCGCCCATTAGCCAGTGAGCGTTGAAACCGTTGAAGAGGAACGTAGACCCTTCCGTCCAGAATGTCTTGTCTATACTCTCGACGAACCCCGGGAGATCCGCTGCTGCCGTCGCCGCCACCAGCGCTAGTACACACAAGAAGAGCTGCGATCCGCCCAACTTCGCCATTGCAATGAGCTTGAATGGAGTGAGGACCTTTTGGATCGATCGCATATACATAGAGAGAGATGGATTAGAATGGAAACTGATATTTTTAAGCATCAATTTATGAGAAATCGACCGAAAAATGTTAGTTTTTTTTCATTTTGCGGGAACTGTTAGATAATTTTAAAGTACCATTAATGGCCACTAAAAGtcatatttaaaatattcttctatTGTAATTATGTATTTGGACGAAAATAAAAATTATGGAAAGCTTTTcgagatatattttttaattactgTCATTTCTTCTAATAGAAATTTATGAATCCATTTAGCTTAAATTAGACGTAAAGTAATTTTCTCTCTTCCCATGATGTATTCgaattatttcctaatacgcACTGGATTACTAGAAACAAAAACATCTGGACCTACTAAAGTTAAGTGAATTCCTAAAAGAATAGCCATTTTATTTTGATCTCGGGCCCAAGATGTGCGTTCTTAGAAAAGATCGGATGATATTAGATTTATTACACGTAGTGTTACCTTAAATTTTGTAAGAGGTTATTTTTACTATTTGAGTATCTAATCTCATATTCACATCATGATAATTTTATCAAAACAATCGTCAaacttatttataaatatttaattcatttaCCATCCTGTTATTAGAAGTCAAGCAATAATTGTCTTTAACAAGAAGCATATGATACACCCACGACAAATGAGGGTTAGTGAGCTAGGTTAAAGGTGTCAAAAATGATTTCGATCTGAGTTGACTCAAAAAAATCATATTCAAGTCGGGTTTGTCACTTTCCTCAAGTAGCAAGTAGATGAATGTGGAGTTGCTTGAAGTATCATGTCTGTCGGTCCCATAACACATTAGAAGATGGTCTTTACTTTGCTCTTGTTTTCTTACATGTTTTTCTTATGGTATTGACATTGTATTGGTGTTTACCCATGTAGCTACTTTACCGTTTTTGGTATTTTGTTGTGTTTAAGTTGTGCCAACACGcattatatcattttaatttgtGTGACTTTCCTACGTCTTTCCCTATGATTTTTGTTACAACCGAGTGGGTTATTTATTACTTTGTTTTCTATTCCAACCGTATGAGCTGTGTATACAACTGTGTGGCTGTCGATCCAGGCATGTGAGCTGCATATTAAATTACGTGATTGTGTT from Zingiber officinale cultivar Zhangliang chromosome 5B, Zo_v1.1, whole genome shotgun sequence encodes the following:
- the LOC121986545 gene encoding mannan endo-1,4-beta-mannosidase 5-like — encoded protein: MAKLGGSQLFLCVLALVAATAAADLPGFVESIDKTFWTEGSTFLFNGFNAHWLMGDAASPLSNGSKVTALFKEAAAAGLTVCRTWAFYDGFSNDSLQVTPGVYHEQVFKGLDFVISEARNNGLRVILSLVNNYNDYGGRAQYVDWARRAGLVVPSVDDFYTHDIVKGYFKDHIEYMLNRMNTFTKMAYKNDPSIMAWELINEPHCESDPSGKIFTAWVQEMATFLKTIDNNHLLGVGLEGFYGSSTPDKVKINNPNAVQIGVDFMEVHKVIQIDYATVHANPDFWLKGQSEDKKKEFINQWLWNHWKDSLEVLGKPFMLGAFGKTKKDPGYSEQIRNDFYSTVYDSIYSISKNGHKTFTGGLMWQLFVEGMESQDDGFEIILSQDASATALILNQSKKMGELAGAA